From the Lathyrus oleraceus cultivar Zhongwan6 chromosome 4, CAAS_Psat_ZW6_1.0, whole genome shotgun sequence genome, one window contains:
- the LOC127076750 gene encoding protein PIN-LIKES 1: protein MEFWKLFVVALMPIVKVLLITVVGILLALDRFHILTQETSRKNLNTIVFFVFSPALVCGSLAETITSKSLLMLWFMPLNILLTFIIGAVLGLLLVKVIRVPRHLHGLVLGCCTGGSLGNLPLIIVPAICKQKGNPFGDADICHKNALGYASLTMAIGSIYVWTIVYNIVRVYSINISDDEDRAHTNHVKQLEIECTISNERVKVPKNEKIMKHLKVIVEKINLKALFAPATIGAIAGLIIGLVPIFRKLLIVNNAPLAVIQDSIVMVGDAGIPAITLLVGANLIKNLKGLGKQLPIIVGIIVVRFIALPGIGIGIVKGAIHFGLIHPDPLYQFLLLLHFTLPPAVSMSTITQLFGVNEGECSVIMFATYSCAAFSLTLWSTFFMWLVL from the exons ATGGAATTCTGGAAGCTGTTTGTTGTTGCATTAATGCCAATTGTTAAGGTTTTGTTGATTACTGTTGTTGGTATTCTTCTTGCACTTGATCGTTTTCATATACTCACTCAGGAAACTTCAAGGAAAAACTTGAATACT ATTGTGTTTTTTGTGTTCTCCCCTGCTCTTGTTTGTGGCAGCCTAGCTGAAACAATAACTTCAAAGAGCTTGCTTATGCT ATGGTTCATGCCATTGAATATTCTTCTCACATTTATAATTGGAGCTGTTCTTGGATTATTACTTGTTAAAGTCATTAGAGTTCCTCGTCATCTTCATGGTCTTGTCTTAGGGTGTTGCACTGGAG GAAGTCTTGGAAATTTGCCTTTGATTATTGTTCCAGCTATTTGTAAACAAAAAGGAAACCCTTTTGGAGATGCAGATATTTGTCATAAAAATGCACTTGGTTATGCTTCACTAACGATGGCG ATAGGATCAATTTACGTTTGGACAATTGTGTATAACATTGTTCGCGTGTATTCCATCAATATTTCCGATGATGAAGATAGAGCACATACAAATCATGTAAAGCAACTTGAAATTGAATGCACAATTTCTAATGAAAGAGTAAAG GTACCAAAAAATGAAAAGATTATGAAACATTTAAAAGTCATAGTAGAAAAGATCAACCTCAAAGCATTATTTGCACCAGCAACAATTGGAGCA ATTGCTGGTCTAATAATTGGCCTAGTTCCTATATTTCGAAAACTCTTGATTGTAAACAATGCTCCTCTTGCTGTTATTCAAGACTCTATAGTCATGGTAGG GGATGCAGGAATTCCAGCAATTACCTTGTTGGTTGGAGCAAATCTTataaaaa ACTTAAAAGGATTAGGAAAGCAACTTCCAATTATTGTTGGAATTATTGTGGTTAGATTTATAGCATTACCAGGAATAGGTATTGGAATTGTTAAAGGTGCTATTCATTTTGGATTGATCCATCCTGATCCATTGTATCAATTTCTTTTGCTGCTTCATTTTACACTTCCACCTGCAGTATCCATGA GTACAATTACTCAATTATTTGGAGTTAATGAGGGTGAATGTTCAGTTATCATGTTTGCAACTTATTCTTGTGCTGCATTTTCACTTACATTATGGAGCACTTTTTTTATGTGGCTAGTACTATAA
- the LOC127138201 gene encoding protein PIN-LIKES 3, translating into MSNGHVDQPEIECKVIDEEEKIFGVIVGIVSQLQKVLVGDRVPLCFVQTFAIILGLLIIFLGYLHSINDGANLLKGLKGLRKKIPLVVGIIVVIYIALPTIGICIVKGAVHFNFISSDPLYQFVLLLHYAVPPAVSASTMTQLLGVGQSECSLIMFATYSSAPILLTLWCTVFMWLVL; encoded by the exons ATGTCTAATGGTCACGTCGATCAACCTGAGATAGAATGCAAAGTGATTGACGAAGAAGAAAAG ATTTTTGGAGTAATAGTTGGTATAGTTTCTCAGTTACAAAAAGTACTAGTTGGTGACCGTGTTCCTCTGTGTTTTGTTCAAACTTTTGCAATAAT ATTGGGtcttttaattatttttttggGATACTTGCATTCCATCAATGATGGTGCAAATCTTTTAAAGG GTTTAAAGGGATTAAGAAAGAAGATTCCACTTGTGGTAGGCATTATTGTGGTGATATATATTGCATTACCAACAATAGGTATATGCATTGTGAAAGGTGCAGTTCATTTCAACTTCATAAGCTCTGATCCATTATATCAATTTGTTTTACTACTTCACTACGCTGTTCCTCCTGCAGTGTCCGCAA GTACAATGACTCAATTGCTTGGAGTTGGTCAAAGTGAATGTTCACTTATTATGTTTGCAACTTATTCATCAGCTCCAATTTTACTTACCCTTTGGTGCACAGTCTTCATGTGGCTTGTGTTGTAA